The genomic region GCGGTGACGGCGGAACAGCAGATATCGGACTACAGGCGCTTTCGGGCGCGCTCGAACGCGGACACGATTTCATGTATGTCTGCCTCGATAACGAGGCCTACATGAACACGGGCGTTCAGAGGTCAGGGGCCACTCCTTACGGTGCAACGACCACGACATCGCCCGCCGGCAAGACCATAGGTCAGGTGACATGGAAGAAAAATATGCCGGCGATAGCGGCGGCTCACGGCATCCCTTACGTTGCTACGGCTTCCCCCGCTTACATATTCGATCTTATGGAGAAGGTGAAAAAGGCGATGGCGGTAAAGGGTCCTTCCTACCTTCATATCTATTCTCCGTGTCCGACGGGATGGAGATGCGCGACCGACCTTTCGATAAGATACGCAAGGCTCGTTGTCGAGAGCGGAATATTCCCCCTCTACGAGGTCGTTAACGGAAAATATAAGCTCTCGATGGATATCGAGAACCTTCTTCCGGTTACAACGTACATGAAAGGGCAGGGGCGTTTCAGGCATTTAATCGAGAAGGACATTAATTATATACAGGAACGCGT from Deltaproteobacteria bacterium CG11_big_fil_rev_8_21_14_0_20_49_13 harbors:
- a CDS encoding pyruvate ferredoxin oxidoreductase (catalyzes the formation of acetyl-CoA from pyruvate and coenzyme A), encoding MDLSAYASRLVEAPEKFTQGHRGCVGCGEVLALRHVFKAVGRDIVVVNATGCMEIIASAFPTTAWEVPWIHTLFENTAAVASGVEAAYKAMKRKGLYPKDQPVKVIAIGGDGGTADIGLQALSGALERGHDFMYVCLDNEAYMNTGVQRSGATPYGATTTTSPAGKTIGQVTWKKNMPAIAAAHGIPYVATASPAYIFDLMEKVKKAMAVKGPSYLHIYSPCPTGWRCATDLSIRYARLVVESGIFPLYEVVNGKYKLSMDIENLLPVTTYMKGQGRFRHLIEKDINYIQERVIKEWEELKQKCKQPLSFE